The genome window GTATCTCCGCAGGGGGAGGCAGCGCTCGAGGAACGGGGCGAGTTCCATGTGGAGGGCGGCGACGAGGCCGATGTCGGCGTGGGCGGCGCTGAGGCCCTGTGCGGCGTCGTGATCGGCGGATTCGTCGTGTTCGGTAGTCATCTCGCGGTTCACGGGGTGGGTCTTCTGGCGGGCTGAGGCGGTGGTGGGTTGTCTTTCATCATGGAGCGCCGGTAGCCGCGGTCAAGCGACCAGCGTCCCGCTGGACCGGGTGGGCGCGTTCGCTGGATGACGGCGGTCGGTGGGTGTGACGTTCAAAACCGGGTCCAGGGGGACCCTGGTGGGGGATGCAAGGGGGCCACGCCCCCTTGCCCGCCGGAGGCCTGGCCGTCGAGAGATGTCTGAAGGAGAGCGTGTCCAAACGCGGACAACGTGTCGTATGCCCCCTCACCAACACGCGGGGATGGCAAAGTAAGTGGAGCAATTTGAGGAACTCCTCCTCACCTCTTCGCACCTCAGCGCCTTCTCAGACTCAAATCTTCTTCTCCGGCTCCGGCCCGTTCTGCGGAAGGCTTTCCGGAACCGGGAGTCCGGAGAGCTCGCTCAGGGCGTTGAGGAGGAGCTTCTGGAAGGCCGGGTTCTCGAAGTCGTCGGTGTTGCCAAGTGATGCGTAGAAGGAGGTCCCGCCCCCTTTGCGGGTGAAGGTCCAGGCGATCGGTTCGGCCGGGGCTCCTTCGATGGTGCCGGTCAGGATCGGAGCGGTTCCGGAACGGAGAGGAGCGACCTTGTAGAGCGAGGCGGTCGAGGTGAACCCGTCGGCGGGGAGGCCGCGGGGGAGAGGGCCGTTGGAGGCGTCGGCGATCAACGTGACCTTCGTCGTCTTTCCTGCCGGGTGGTGATTCGTGTAGTTCCCGCCGAAGGCCTCGGCGTCCCATTCGGGCCACGCTTCGAATCCTTCCGGAGCGGGCATGTTCCGGAGGGACCAGGCGTGGCTGGCGGTCCGGATTCCGAGGATCGGCTTCTTGCTGGCGGCGAAGTCCCGGAGGTGCTTCATCGCCTCGGGGGCGAGGACGCGGCGGCGGGCGCTGACGAGGAGGATGTCGGCGTCGTCGATCAGGTCGAGGTTCGGAATGACGTTCCGCTCGGTGTCGCTGCCGAAGAGGAGCGTGACGTCGAAGTCCCGGCCGAGGACTTCACTGGCGAACTTGGGGAGCGTGACTTCCGTTTTGTATTCGTCTTCCGCAATGACGATGGCGAGACGGGGGCGGCGGTCGTGCCGGAAGCGGAGGGGGCTTCCGCCGAGGACCTGATCGCTCGTGATTGTGGGGCAGACGAACTTCTCGATGTGCTCGACGACGCGGTCGGTCCCGGTGAAGTGGCTGACGTAGGGCCAGCGGGCGGGGTTGTACATGGTGTCCGTCATGTCCCGCATGAGGACGACGTGGCGGCCATTCTTGGCCATCTGGCGGAGGCCGAACGGGCGGCCGAGGACGCACATGTTGGTGTGGACGCCGGCGAGGATGACGTTCTTGATGCCGCGGGCTTCGAGGATGCTCCAGACTTCATCCCCTTTGTCCGAGACGTAGTCCTTGGCTTCGTCGATCTCGATGGCGTCGGCCTGCTTCTTCCAGGGGAGGCGGGGGTTGCGTCCCTGGGCGGCGAGGATCTTGGCCCACTCGGCGTGTTCCTGTGGTTCGTCGTCTTCGCCGCCGTCGGACTGGTCGACGGGGTAGGTGCCTGCTTCTTCGGCGGGGATCTTGCGGCACCAGGAGGTGATGTCGGCGGGGAGCGTTTTCGACTTCAGAGTCGATCGGGCCCGGTCGCGGGCGGGCGATTTCTCGT of Planctomyces sp. SH-PL14 contains these proteins:
- a CDS encoding ThuA domain-containing protein, which produces MRIAAPLLALFCLSSLWSTSSAEDAKPLQFHLRARVETTTGSGRYHLRTTPESWAPSETAIILCDVWDAHHCLRAVQRGAELAPRLNEVVQSLRGQGATVIHAPSDCMAYYEKSPARDRARSTLKSKTLPADITSWCRKIPAEEAGTYPVDQSDGGEDDEPQEHAEWAKILAAQGRNPRLPWKKQADAIEIDEAKDYVSDKGDEVWSILEARGIKNVILAGVHTNMCVLGRPFGLRQMAKNGRHVVLMRDMTDTMYNPARWPYVSHFTGTDRVVEHIEKFVCPTITSDQVLGGSPLRFRHDRRPRLAIVIAEDEYKTEVTLPKFASEVLGRDFDVTLLFGSDTERNVIPNLDLIDDADILLVSARRRVLAPEAMKHLRDFAASKKPILGIRTASHAWSLRNMPAPEGFEAWPEWDAEAFGGNYTNHHPAGKTTKVTLIADASNGPLPRGLPADGFTSTASLYKVAPLRSGTAPILTGTIEGAPAEPIAWTFTRKGGGTSFYASLGNTDDFENPAFQKLLLNALSELSGLPVPESLPQNGPEPEKKI